In Poecile atricapillus isolate bPoeAtr1 chromosome 1, bPoeAtr1.hap1, whole genome shotgun sequence, the sequence ACAGCTGCCCAAGGAGTAACATGAGATGCCCTATCCTTTCTGAGTTTCATGCTTACATTATACAATTGTCAGGTGACAGCAAAGCTAGGAAATGCTTGCACTGCAACCAGTATCAACAGGATGGGGTTCTTTCCATTTCTGAGATTCTGCTggatcattttaaaatatttttaagtccCCCAAACCACTGTCACTTTGCAACTCTTCTATGCTACTTATGACTGTACAGATGAAACAATTTCTAAAGTCTACTAAATTGACAAAGTGTAAAATAGTTCCCCTGCACTATCTCTCTAAAGGAGGGTCACTAAAGAGTGACTAAAGTAGTAGTCTTAAGAATTTATGTCTGTAACAACATTTGAATTAGATTCCAAAAATCAGTtcttaaaaatagaattaaacaAGTTATTATGGTTGGAATCTATGATCTTCATGGTTTTCTCCAACCTAAATGAATCTATGATTCTGTTACAATGTCAAAATGATtaaaatgctgagaaaaaaaaaagtttctctaAACCAGTTAAAGAATCACAATGTGAATTGTTAAGAacaaaaattcccttaaaattaactaaaactcatttaaaacattttgtgtaCTTGTCTGATCCTTAGGGACTTTATTTGATGCTCTATCATGTGGTTTCTTCAgaccccttttttcccctcaggttTCTTTAAACAGCCTCCCACTTCCTGAGCATCTACAGACTTCACTTTCCAATTATATTACATCCCTGGCTTATTACAATGCCCcctgtctgattttttttattagagaaGAAATTGGGATCAAACAGAAAAGCTAATAGGAggcatttgtttgttttcaaatagaGTCTAGAAAAGTATTTCACAGCAATGaagtttcatttcatttttttagtCTTATTTTGCAACAGAGGCTATCCATGTAAATATGTTATGTAGAAGTAGTTTATCTACATTTCTTACAAAATGTTCccttttgttggtttttttttttcctcatgttagGTCTACTGAGCCTCCTGCCACAACAGTGGTTGCAGAAATGGACCCTTTCACAACCTTTGAGACCAACAGTTCCACCTGTGACTTATATGAGCACAAAGACACAGCACGGATATTACTGTCTGTCTTCTATGGCTCCATCTTGATTCTTGGGGTGCTTGGAAACACCATTGCTCTCActgtcatttttaaaaacagaaaaaagatcAACTCTACTACCCTCTATTCAACAAATCTCGTCTTCTCTGATCTGCTGTTCTGCATTGCCTTACCAACCAGGATAGCCTACTATGCCCTGGGATTTCACTGGCCGTTTGGAGAAGCGCTGTGTCGAATCACCGCGCTCTTGTTCTACATCAACACCTACGCGGGCGTAAACTTCATGACGTGCCTGAGTATTGACAGGTTCTTCGCTGTCGTCCACCCCTTCCGATACAAGATCAGAAGGATTAAATATGCAAAGGGCATTTGTGTCTTTGTCTGGTTTCTTGTATTCAGTCAAACTTTCCCATTACTTATACAATCCATgtcacaggaagaaaatgaaaggacTACATGTATGGAATATCCAAACTTTGAGAAAATAGAGCATCTACCATTTATACTTCTTGCTGCCTGTTTAATAGGGTACCTTATTCCCCTGGGGATTATTCTATTTTGCTACTCTCAAATCAGCTGCAAACTTTTTCAAACAGCTAAGGAAAATCCACTGACTGAAAAATCAGGGATAAACAAAAAAGCCATCAATACAATCATATTTGTAATTATAGTGTTTGTCATCTGCTTTACACCTTATCATGTTGCAATCATACAACACATGATTAAGAAACTTCAGCAAGAACCATTGTgccctgaaaagaaaattttccagAAGTCACTCCATTATACTGTATTTCTGATGAATTTTAACTGCTGCCTAGATCCTTTCATCTATTTCTTTGCATGCAAAGGATACAAGAGAACTGTACTGAAAATACTGAGACGACAAGTGAGTGTATCAATTTCAAGTGCTGCCAGGTCACATCATGAAGAAAGCTCACGTGACGCAGGAGAAACACAAATGACGGTACTTGCTAAATCTTCCAATGGAAAGCTACCTGAAAAATAAAGCCTGTAGTACACCACAGTGGACCAAGACTAAAAATCCAGGGTCCATAGCAAAAACTCTTAGTGCTGCCTTACAGCAGCTTAAGTAAAATTCTGTTTCTCAGGATGTCAGGGAATCAAGAAGTGATGgactgaaaatatttgtcaCAGGACAGCAGGAAAACTCAGCATTATAATGTCCTTGCTGTATCCTTTTGACGGATCTCttattttttccaggaaatatGCACCATTGTGAATGTTCAGATTCCATGCTGCACATACATATGCCTGGATGTTACTAACTCAAGCAAAGTCAAATTGCAGTTTGGATTGAGAAAAAATATAGCTTACAATTCAAACCAACTACAACCAGAACATCTGAAAATTTCAAGACCTCTAGCTGAGCTCCAATTACAGCAGTGGTTTTGCTGGCCAAGTCGCATaaacagaggaaataaaattttgagataaaatggacaactttttttctcatttgactATGACAAATACTTAGTTTATAGCTCTTTGGAGGTGAAACTGCATTTTACAACATTTGGAGAACAAATGCCTTATTGAACAATTCACATGGAAAACATTGTCAAATATAACACATGAAAAACTGATGAACTGTTTGGTTCTCCCCAACACTGAGCATCTCTTGCATGATAAATCACTCATCTTCACAAGGTGTATTATCGCTTTACTCCTTTTCCTAAAGGAAAACTTTCCTTTCTAGTGTGTATTATAAAAAGTCTCTCTCTACTCCTGTTGTATATAGATTATTTATAAACACAAATTGAATTGTAATATTAAAATTGCACCATTTCAGTTAAAGGAACAGTGATACAGTGTTCTTCAGAACTTCTGCTGAAGTCAGACATGGACACAAGACAAATGCTTTAGAAACCTGAATAAATGTTCATAGTTGAGACCACCAAAAAGTAAATTAATGGATTAATTCTGGTGGTATGAGATGGCTACCTCTCTTTAAGCACTGTTTACCTGAGCGATCAATAAATGCAAACAGCAGAATTGGCTGGGAAAGAACAAGTTTTCCCATCGTGCCTTCATACAGCGTATCTGGGATCCCTTCAGGCATGCTGAAATTGGCTCAGGAAATAGACCAAATGACTTAAACACATCCTGCTGGAATCAGCTCAATACCAGCTGAGAATCCAGGATGTAAGCACTGGGTTCCTGCTGATGTGCCCTTCCGTCACGTCTCAGTTTCCTTCCCTACTTTATTCCTGGCCCCTCTATCTTTTCTTTAGTGTTCTATCTTATATTAATATGCCTTCACTGGCCAACACAAATTGGTAACTCAGCCAGGAGGTTGTGATGGAAAATTAAGGAGTGCCTGATAATCATCAGAAGTTATGCCAGGTGTCAGAACAGATGTTATTTATTTCAGCTGTATCTCTCTGACACTGAGGTTGTACTGGGAGTCAAGCAAACATATTACATTCGTCATCTTTGcaatttcttccttcctcacaTGTTGACCTCTGCTTACCTTCAAACACAGAAGGGTCATATCAGAAGAGCAGTACAGAAACATTAAATTAACAATTACTTTTTTATGGTAAATAAACCCACAAACCCCCCTATATTTCATACTACTTAGACTCCCAAAATTGAGTTTCTAATTCTAAAATACTAATTCTCTCTTTTCTAATTCTAGAAGACACTATGCAGCTTTAGAAAAGCAGTGTAAGAATAACTTTTATCAGGAGAAGTGCTACTTAGTTCTGTATGATCTACCGGTTCTGTTCTTGTCAGCTTTTTtaataaactattttaaaatattatttacaaATGTGTTCCTATTGAATTAAGCAAGTGGTAACCAGATAAAATCACAGACAGACCACTCATGAATACCTAGAAGtggcagaaataaaatatatgtaatgTTAACATCTCACTGACACAAGCTTATTTTATTCTACTAATGTCtagggatttgggggttttagtATGCATTTAATCTAACTGTGATTATAAAATCTTAAATACAATAAGCCTTTTTTATATTTGTCTGTAAAATATaacttaaatatatattaaaacaCCACATACTGCAGGTAACTACACTTTTCTAAGTGGAAATGAAGATTTCTACTGAACATCTTTCTCTATCCCCATTTTCTCACATTAGCAATTCTGTTATTATCAATATTGGATTTTGTCTCTAAATCACATCAGCATTCCCAAACAGCTAACTTTACATCAAAATGCTGCTCTTGCATGAGTCCAGTTAGATACAGGTTtgagaaaagctgcttttttctcattgtttaaatgtttctcaaatgctgaaaaaaaccaataaaataaaagcctttAAAAGCTAATATAAGCTCAGTTTCCTGACAAAGTCCTACAAGCACTGACATACAGATAGACAATGACAATTCGTATCTGTGGCAGTAATGTCACTGCTTCTCACTCCTTGTGAGGATGCACTCACAGCTCAAGCACACTTGTGTCAATGAGGAGACTTCTGTCATCTGCCAAAAGTAGCAGTGGGGGATTCACTTGGCTTGGGACACTGCACTGCAGCAAAACATTTAGAGAGCATCTGTCCTGTTCCTTGTACAAGATGAGGCATGAGGCTGGCAGCCATCACCAGAGTGATGGTAACAACCTGCTGCATGGGGCCAAAGGAGAACAGCAAGAGTGAAAAGTTACAGCTGTTCTCAAACAACTGGTTTCCTTCATGATGCCCTTACCCAACTTGCAGCTTGAAGTAGTGTGAGctttgcaagaaaaaataagctttttcttTGGGGAAGGCTTTTTATACATTCTAAACAATGTTCCTTTCTGTGTGAAAGGCTGGTAAATGGTCACATAGACCTGGGACTCTTTCATGCCTTCCACATACAAATAAAGCAGCTGACAAGTAGCAGTAGGTTCAAATGGCTTGCTCATTGTGAGGATCTGATTGAACTTCTCAGAAAAACTGGGTCTCTATTTGGTAGGTCAAGTCTTGAAACACATGTTCTTGAAAAAGCAACAAATATCTTTTAACTCTGCACTTTGGAGTGTCAGGCTAGGCATCTGCTAAGAGGACTCCAACTACATGGAGTACCAGTTCTAGTACTAACACGGCATGTCTACTGCTGACATCTCTCAAATCTTACCTGACAGGGAAGGTGACAGAGCATATAGGAAGTAAAAAGTTATGATGGTGGCCAAATGCTACATTTTGGCTGTCTCTGTCCAAGTCCAGAAAAGAAAGCTGGATAGACATCTACTGTCAAACACATGATCAAGTAAAGGTGCACCAtgtgaaaaatcccaaaacacacACCCTTCTAGCAGAAGAACATCTAGTACTGTCATCTTTTACTGAGAACACAAAACTAAGCAGTAATAGTGCAAGTACCCTCAGCTGCCTTGGACTCTAAGGTATTGAAGACTAACCAAAACTGTGGAGATAAGGAAGGCAGTCTCCTGTGGCTTAGTCCCAGCAGAAGAGGACAAGGGGATTGCTGTCTGACTGTTGGTCTGTGGCTCTGAAAGCTGTATAGATGAGGAACATGTAAGCAGCATGGTCATTTAGCAAAAGACAGTGACAGCAACTGTCTGAAGCTGTAAACATGTTACCACAAATAACACAGCTCTTGAAAGCGGTTAGTGACTCCTCTTAAATCAGCAAACGCATCACTGTAAAAAAGAGGAAGGTTTTGAGCTCATTTAAATAGATATTCAATTTAAGACTAACACTGCTCTGAAACTTAAAAGCTTTTAGGTAAGCAAGGAATGAAGAGACTCCAGTAAAGCAATGAGACAGCCTGCAAtgtaggaaaaataaacagcatgcagctgaagagaaagagaagaaaagctttgcCTTATATGACCACTTTTGGAGGAACTGAAAAGCAGTGACATAGTCTGTTCTATCAGCATGTTTGTGGTACAGAGCAGGGGAACAACTGAAGATAAACTAAGGTTTGTATTCAGCAGTATCCCACTGTGCTGGCTCAATACACAGCCAGTGTGTCAACAGACACACAAATTACTTGAAAATCAACAAATTCATCTGAGTGCAATATTTCCTGAGTGCAATACAGTTTTGGCTAATCTGCAGCCTGCAGATTAAGACTGTggtacaaaataaatacaaaaaactGCCAATCTGCAACCCTTCCCTGAAGAAAAATGGGAGTTACTGTTTGTGTAGTAAATGCTAAGATAtatttcctcaattttttttcccctcagaatacTCCCTTGGCTTCCTGCAATGTCTAACTTTGGACTTCCTGAGGCAGATGTCTCATCTTTGCACATGACAGCCCTCAATCAATGTTTTCTTCCATCAGCCTGTCTGGTCCCTTTTGGAACTCAAAATGTCTGTGACTGCAGAGTTTTGAAGCAAGAAGCTGCTCAGAATAACTACTCATGGTGTCTGGAGCCATTTTTGTTCACTTGTGACACCTGTTAGTTTCATCTGAAGTCCCTTGCTTCTTGTACCAGAAATCAGTGAACTTGTACCAGAAGTGGTGACTCCCTATTTaccctgcccacagcacttGTGATTTTACAGACCTGCATCAAATCCCCTTCCTTCAAATCATCTTGTCTCTTCTCCTGTGAACAGTCAGATAAAAACTGTTCACCACTTAATTCAAACTctaaaggaaggaaagaaggcaaGTGTAAATAAAGAATGGGAATCCAGCTGTGTTTGAGCTGTGTGGCAGAAGAGAACAGGGTTATCTCTATACACACGAGATGAACAGCATACTGATCTACTTTTCCTGCCACATTAGCATAAAGGTTCTCTAAACTAGGATCTTTTCACATGACTGACAAATTTGGATAACCTTGTTCCAAGGCACTAAATAAGGAAGAACTGGACCTCAATGGGTTGGAAAAATGGACTCACGCGAACCTCATGAAGCTCAGCAAGCCAAATGCAGAACCGAGCTAGAATAACTCCACATAATAGTGGAGGCTGGGCATGAACTGGTTAGAAAGCAGATTGTCAAAAAAGTCTGGGCTCCTGGTGGACAAGTTAAAGAGGAGTTAATAGTGTGACCTCCTAGCCAAACATGTATGGGACTGTGTTCAAAGAGAATCTTTCCTCTCCATTTAGTACTTGTGAGATCATTCCTGGAATTCTGTACCAAGTTTTGCCGGGTTTCATAGCACAAGAAAGATACTTGGCATACTGGAACAGGTTCAGCAGACCACTACCAAAATTGGTTGCACTACCAAGAAGGGGCTTGCAGCACATTACCAGAGGAGAGGCAGAGGGGAACTGAGATGGCTCAGAATGAGAGATGTTATTGCTATCTGCAACTGCCTAATGGGGAGTGATACAGAAAAGATGGTAACAGCCAGTAACAGGTGTAAGTTGCACTAAGGAACAATTAAACATTAAGAAGCATTTTTTCATCATGAGGTTAGTCAGACATTAGAAAACGTTGCACAGAACGCCTTTTAAATATCTGTCCTTAGAGATACTCAAAACTTGATTTGACACAGCCCTGATGAAATTGGtacttccagggctgggcaaCATAATCCCCAGTGGCTGCTTTCAACCTGCATTCTTTAATGACTAGCAACTTGGTTCAAGTTAGGCAGGAATGCAACATGAAATTCAGTGGCCTTGCAGTAAAACTAGCAAATTACATAACTAAAATCTTCTGGTCTTGTTCTCTACTTATGCCCTTATCAAAATGCTGTCATTAGCATCCtcctaaaataaaagaaaggtcAAGACATGTCATAGATTTCTTTTCACAAAACTGCATTCATTTTTCCTCACTGCAAAAgtattaatttctcttcttcctcttttgttttcctcagttGTGACAGATGTTGTGCAAGGGGctaaactaaaaaaagaaagttttgcACCTGTTGGAAGGCAGCAATATTGTGGTTATCCTATCCCCTCCAGAAAAGTATGCATTGTCTTATACCATGCAAAAGGAGAGCTGTGTTCCTCCCTCTGATCAGCTAAGCTTAGCAGTTTCATCCTTCCTGTGGCATGTAACTTTCGAGGGAAGTTGTGGTCAGTTTAACTACAAGGCAGCCTACTTTATATATAGAGATGCTGAAGACTGATTATTCTCAACGCACTGGCCTGAAGAGGAGCCAGATAGTTTTTTATTGGCAGCTACTGATACTAAGGGACTAATTACTGGACACCTCAGAATCACAACTCTGAAATATGGAAAGTTACAGCAACTCCATCTAGAAGTAACAATGACAGCTCATTGTCCCCAGTGGAACAGGGAGAGATGAAGTTCCCCAGCCAGCTGCATGTGTGAGGCATTTTTGATAAAAAGGTACAGCTGAAGATTCCTCACAAGTTACCAGACTATAAAGACAACTCTGggtcaattatttttttaatgtcttttaaaaaatcaatactGTGTATTCTCTATGCCAGCTATTCAAAACAGCCTGAACACCCACTACAACCTTACTTCATTCACTCGGATGGGGGCAAACCAACTATTTTAAATGTGCAAGGAGTAGCTACCAGGATAATCAAGTCATCTGAAATTACTGACATAATAGTATCACATTGTATTAATTTCATTAAGCAAAGGTCTTTTGCCCTTTAACTCCTTTTAAGCCAAAAGCTAGAACAGAAGCTCTAAAACCAACATACTTAGATGCCAACACCAAAACTAATGGCCACAAACACCAGGGATGACTGCAAGACAAGCAGCTCACAACTCCAGGTACAGCCAGGGCACCTCTGCCCCTCCTTGCTGTTCTCCTGCACCATTTCAGCTGTTCAGCTAGCACCCACATTCCAGGCCCTTAGCCATACCCAAGCATACAGGGAGAGCTGCCCACAGCTGGCAAACCTAAAGGCCAAGCACATGGCTGAGAGCAACCAGCTGAGGACCACTGCAGATGGAGAGCCCAGGGTCAGGGAAATGCCTCCTCATGTCTGAACTGGTCTTACTGCCTCCACAAAAGGTCTCTCTATATTTCCTCCACTGCATGAGGAAACTGAACttggaaaaattaattcctcTGGCTACAGCCCTGCCTTCCTAATACTGTGGCTGCTGGTGGTGAGGCACTTAATTGTACAGCTCAGCATCTCTATTCAAGCAATCAAGCACAACTGCTATCACAACCCCCTTGCAGCACTTGTTGTGGTACAGCTTGCAAATTCCTGCTGAACTTCAGTGATTAACAATCAGATTTGTAAGATTTTTGTAACAGACATCAATAAAGAGTACCATAACGTATTTTAACTACAGATGAAGTCTCATTTTCATATGGTCCAGATAAGGTCTTCACAAtacaaagaaaaagggaaaaaaaaattctcagaagtCTGATTCTGATGCTCTTTCACAAAGTGCCACTTTCTAGTCCCAAACAAAAACAGGAAACAAGCGTGCCTCACTGGCCGCAGACCCACGGGTAAAGAAAGGTTTTGCTACTCTCTTCAGAGGTTACTCAACTTCGTAAACATGTCAAGAAAAGGTCTAAGCGACTAAGAACCATGACTTATACTCCATTTCATCTGATGATACAACACAACTGCTCACAGCAGGATTTCTTCATACACATGATGCTTATAGCACTGGCTTGGGAATAATGTCAGGGTGTACCAGCAAGACACACCAAGAACTGCAGAGCACCTCAGAActctaaagaaaattttattttagttaaGTGACATTTGCTTAGAAGAGCAGTATTTCTTCAATTGAtaagaaaacataaaatcagCTGTATTTTGAACCAAAATGTTGGCAGTTGAAGAAACAAccttataaataataatttaccTACTGTAGCAGACTGCAGTGGACAACTGTTTTGTAAAGAGGCAGTGACCCACACAACTAATAGCTGAGGTGCAGGCCTCTGCATTATGCACACTACATGATCTCTACTTAAGATGCACCTAATCAACAGTGTAATTAATCACTATATGCACAGTCAATACATAATTAGCCACTGTGTAGTCAATGCACATTTAAAATTAAGCATATGTGTATAATATAATGTCTCATTCACATGAATTATTATATGCAACAGTTTTGTAACTGGAGCTTTATTAGTAAGAGTGTATATTGCTCAAGGGAGTCTTGAAAGCTATGTCCTTACTCCCTGCTGGCTTCTGTCAGCGACTGATCAATCTGTACTGTGAGAAGACCCTGGGTGATTACAAGTGATGTCAGAGCTGGTGAACCTCACCACAGATGGGATCTGCACCTGACCCGAGGTCCAGCTGTAACATCTCGTCGTTCCCAGCATTGGAAAAGATGTAGGATTTAATAACTTGCTATCAGCTTTTCTAGGCTATTAATGAAGTTATCTGCCTTGCAAGTGTTTGTGCCTTTCTTACACGGATCCAGTCCTTTCCTTGGTGCAAAAGACCTCCTCGGTATTTTATTTATCATCTTTCCAACTGCAAACACCAGAAGGATAAGGGATGAATTGTAATTCTTTTTCTCCAAGAAGTATTCTATCAAATCAAAAAGACCAAAGACACTaagttaaaaaatttaaataaattcatttttgttacgagcaaaatgaaaaacaaactaATGATAATGCTTTGTagggaataaaaaaggaataaaaacataAGCAAATTACTAGTCATGGAAAACCAAAGAGTGAGTGATCTTAAAATCTGTGAAAGAGAATCAAACAGTGCTCTGAGAAAAACTGTAATCAAGAAATGGTtgtaagaaaacaaggaattatAATATGAATTTGAAAAAATTCCCACC encodes:
- the LOC131587610 gene encoding G-protein coupled receptor 183-like produces the protein MSTEPPATTVVAEMDPFTTFETNSSTCDLYEHKDTARILLSVFYGSILILGVLGNTIALTVIFKNRKKINSTTLYSTNLVFSDLLFCIALPTRIAYYALGFHWPFGEALCRITALLFYINTYAGVNFMTCLSIDRFFAVVHPFRYKIRRIKYAKGICVFVWFLVFSQTFPLLIQSMSQEENERTTCMEYPNFEKIEHLPFILLAACLIGYLIPLGIILFCYSQISCKLFQTAKENPLTEKSGINKKAINTIIFVIIVFVICFTPYHVAIIQHMIKKLQQEPLCPEKKIFQKSLHYTVFLMNFNCCLDPFIYFFACKGYKRTVLKILRRQVSVSISSAARSHHEESSRDAGETQMTVLAKSSNGKLPEK